The following are encoded together in the Vigna unguiculata cultivar IT97K-499-35 chromosome 2, ASM411807v1, whole genome shotgun sequence genome:
- the LOC114174141 gene encoding putative NAC domain-containing protein 94 — MMEELNNDGEKLDEVMLPGFRFHPTDEELVGFYLKRKIQQRPFTIELIKQLDIYKYDPWDLPKLATTGEKEWYFYCPRDRKYRNSARPNRVTGAGFWKATGTDRPIYSSEGSKCIGLKKSLVFYKGRAAKGVKTDWMMHEFRLPSLTDSLSPKYIDKNIPANESWAICRIFKKTNATAQRALSQSWVSSLPETRTSDHILTKDQHTTQFCSDISFTKKTTLASHYCTNNNYTDSQPLTPCPLDVASYKSIINPLLYKAFDHFPISNGDLSTSFLFETSSDGNTNAKSTMDVSSMLLNMSSSVLGDFNKTSEDNTNATTSFGALQEHGYYPLPFLREMQSTFGEQEYDNMNALKGPNVNMPGVDEQELETVRSIGFPFNIGDAWKSNLLWDTSSFPCDVSSTFSTTKCYT; from the exons ATGATGGAAGAGTTAAACAATGATGGTGAGAAACTTGATGAAGTTATGCTTCCTGGATTCAGGTTTCATCCCACTGATGAGGAGCTTGTAGGGTTTTACCTCAAGAGGAAGATCCAGCAACGCCCTTTCACTATTGAACTCATCAAACAGCTTGATATCTATAAATATGACCCTTGGGATCTTCCAA AGTTGGCCACCACAGGAGAGAAAGAGTGGTATTTTTATTGTCCCAGGGACAGAAAATACAGAAACAGTGCAAGGCCAAATAGGGTTACTGGAGCTGGGTTCTGGAAAGCTACAGGAACTGATAGACCAATCTACTCCTCTGAAGGTTCCAAGTGCATTGGCCTCAAGAAATCTCTGGTTTTTTACAAGGGTAGAGCTGCCAAAGGAGTTAAAACTGATTGGATGATGCATGAGTTCAGATTACCTTCTCTCACAGACTCACTATCCCCAAAGTACATAGACAAGAACATTCCTGCTAAT GAATCATGGGCTATTTGCAGGATCTTCAAGAAAACCAATGCTACAGCTCAAAGAGCTTTATCTCAGTCATGGGTCTCTTCCCTCCCTGAAACAAGAACCTCTGATCATATCCTAACCAAAGATCAACACACCACGCAGTTTTGTTCAGACATATCATTTACAAAGAAAACTACCTTAGCCAGTCACTACTGTACTAATAACAATTACACTGACTCACAACCTTTGACCCCTTGTCCCTTAGATGTTGCCTCATACAAATCCATCATCAACCCATTGCTCTACAAAGCCTTTGATCATTTTCCCATTTCAAATGGAGACCTCAGCACGAGCTTTCTGTTTGAAACATCATCAGATGGTAATACTAATGCTAAATCTACCATGGATGTTTCTTCTATGTTGTTGAACATGTCATCCTCGGTGCTCGGAGATTTCAACAAGACTTCAGAGGATAATACAAATGCAACTACAAGCTTTGGTGCGTTGCAAGAGCATGGGTACTACCCATTACCGTTTCTACGTGAGATGCAAAGCACATTTGGTGAGCAAGAATATGATAATATGAATGCATTAAAGGGTCCTAATGTGAATATGCCTGGTGTTGATGAACAAGAGTTGGAAACAGTACGATCCATTGGGTTTCCATTCAATATTGGCGATGCATGGAAGTCAAATCTGCTTTGGGATACTTCGTCTTTTCCTTGTGATGTGTCATCTACTTTTTCCACAACTAAGTGCTATACTTAG